The Zobellia alginiliquefaciens genome contains a region encoding:
- a CDS encoding glycoside hydrolase family 97 protein, which translates to MKKVKYQFSLVIGLFMLISACRNSNSQKETATSMTRGNTTVSLFTATNGQLAFQIHKDQKIVLDTSLLGIFIDERQLGKNAEIILEEQKEIKTEYPLNGIKSEASYTGNQYTYIISEADGSQWNLEFQLSNEGVAYRYIVSGNGTQNVKGEESSFKLPSETKVWYFERDSDWKLKSHAGEWLSADISEMPTVSKMGPIQGLTLTCELPQGGYALLAEAALYNYSGMRLEAIGNNTFKANFEEGDNGFAINGKVTTPWRCILLADNLNDLANNTMVASLNPAPDPEIFKNTDWIIPGKSVWHWWSGKYVDYNEEHDMVDDAQALNFAYSMVDEGWERWANKWESVTKLCDYAEEKGVGIFVWKHSKEINFPENDYALMGHFLDSVKQTGAVGVKVDFMNGQSKSIISFDEALLRKAAERQLMVNFHGCQQSSGEYRTYPNEVTREGIRGLEVNHMKEGPLTASHNAALPFTRYVTGHGDYTPLGFTEPGETTWAHQLATLVTFYSPFNCIAENTQFLLKTKSIQPALDFIKTVPSVWDETFVFPQSKIGELAAIARRTDNNWYLGVLRSGPAQELQIDCSFLGDGEYTAEIFTDDTKAKRINLEGLNNEANLRQWNTAVPFKKSSETVSKEKTLTVHLAEHGGAVIKFIKK; encoded by the coding sequence ATGAAAAAAGTAAAATACCAGTTTAGCCTTGTCATTGGTCTCTTTATGTTGATTTCGGCCTGTAGAAATAGTAATTCTCAGAAAGAAACGGCTACCTCAATGACAAGGGGCAATACAACCGTTTCCTTATTTACGGCAACCAACGGACAACTTGCTTTTCAGATTCATAAAGACCAAAAGATTGTTCTTGATACTTCCCTATTAGGTATTTTTATTGATGAGAGGCAACTGGGGAAAAATGCAGAAATAATACTTGAAGAACAAAAAGAAATAAAAACAGAATATCCGTTAAACGGAATTAAGAGCGAAGCTTCCTATACAGGAAATCAATACACGTACATAATTTCAGAAGCAGATGGAAGCCAATGGAATTTAGAATTTCAGCTTTCTAATGAAGGTGTAGCCTACCGGTATATTGTATCTGGTAATGGTACTCAAAATGTAAAGGGTGAAGAAAGTAGTTTTAAATTGCCCAGCGAAACCAAAGTCTGGTACTTTGAACGCGATAGCGACTGGAAATTAAAATCGCACGCCGGCGAATGGCTCTCCGCCGATATTTCCGAAATGCCTACCGTTTCTAAAATGGGGCCGATACAAGGGTTAACACTAACTTGTGAGCTTCCACAAGGTGGTTATGCCTTGCTAGCAGAAGCTGCTCTCTATAACTACAGCGGTATGCGACTAGAAGCCATTGGCAACAACACGTTCAAAGCTAATTTTGAGGAAGGCGATAATGGTTTTGCTATCAACGGAAAGGTTACCACTCCATGGCGCTGTATTCTTTTGGCAGATAACCTTAATGATTTAGCGAACAACACCATGGTGGCATCGTTAAACCCTGCTCCTGATCCTGAAATTTTTAAAAATACAGATTGGATAATTCCCGGAAAATCCGTTTGGCACTGGTGGTCAGGGAAATATGTAGATTATAACGAAGAACATGATATGGTAGATGATGCCCAAGCTTTAAATTTTGCCTATTCCATGGTAGATGAAGGCTGGGAAAGATGGGCAAACAAATGGGAGTCGGTTACCAAACTTTGTGACTATGCGGAGGAAAAAGGTGTTGGTATTTTTGTATGGAAACACTCCAAGGAAATTAACTTCCCAGAAAACGATTATGCCTTAATGGGCCATTTTTTAGATAGCGTGAAGCAAACTGGTGCCGTTGGAGTAAAAGTGGATTTTATGAACGGCCAGAGTAAAAGTATCATATCGTTTGATGAAGCCTTATTGAGAAAAGCGGCAGAAAGACAATTGATGGTCAATTTTCACGGCTGCCAACAAAGTTCCGGCGAATACAGAACCTACCCGAACGAAGTTACACGTGAAGGTATACGAGGTTTGGAGGTCAACCATATGAAAGAAGGTCCCTTAACGGCTTCCCACAATGCGGCATTGCCGTTTACAAGATACGTAACCGGACACGGAGATTACACGCCATTAGGGTTTACTGAACCGGGGGAAACCACATGGGCTCATCAATTGGCCACATTGGTTACTTTCTACTCCCCTTTTAACTGTATTGCGGAAAATACTCAGTTTCTACTTAAAACCAAGAGCATTCAACCCGCGTTGGATTTTATTAAGACCGTACCTTCGGTCTGGGATGAGACCTTTGTCTTTCCCCAAAGTAAAATTGGTGAATTAGCGGCCATAGCCAGACGTACGGACAACAATTGGTATTTGGGCGTTCTACGTAGTGGCCCGGCCCAAGAACTACAAATTGACTGTAGCTTTTTAGGCGATGGTGAGTATACTGCTGAAATATTTACGGATGACACCAAAGCCAAACGCATCAATTTAGAAGGACTCAATAACGAAGCTAACCTGCGCCAATGGAACACGGCCGTTCCTTTTAAAAAATCATCGGAAACGGTCTCCAAGGAAAAAACACTTACGGTTCACCTAGCGGAACATGGTGGTGCCGTCATAAAATTTATCAAAAAATAA
- a CDS encoding glycoside hydrolase family 2 TIM barrel-domain containing protein yields the protein MQLKPLLTSIFILSLWFCHAQKAEYVAAGEEELLLSGDWKFHTIYGEGSNYITVSETPEDIVIENSSKEHVKVKGEWILKTQGDRGSTFYGKNYLQRSFGKDESENNYVRYSPDLPQSGFYEAFVWFPFASHLTAQVNVNHAGGLTSSYFNQRNRCDQWLSLGVFTFDKTDTNYIEVTAITANTVVADAVMFRPVSTEKMETSKEEKATIFKSDFDDSNWKNLSVPGHWGMLNEYSNYTGIGWYRKTFNLPPNWKKSSEERIRIKFDAVYHLAKIFLNGELIGSHQGGFTPFEFDVTDELNFNGPNVVAVEVDNSALVGATWNWGGIIRDVHLVKNNDVRISYQYIHAEPDLKKGSANLKIKIRVKNSSAKKRMVLLASHIDEAPQTTDLQHTITIPANSTKEVQLASTLPASAVKLWHFDAPHLYHITTTATEDDKVVHTQRDRFGIRKVELTDSQLILNGEPVRLAGFNRVSDHRYWGSSEPQYLINKDVDLMKNAGANFMRIMHGTQNKKLIERCDEKGILIFEEVNVRELTNPEFTAPDYPLAKQWLKEMIDRDVNHPSIIGWSVGNELKDHYDYAKLTIDYVKNELDPYRLVTCVSNSGWRDTATPENDPNSLVDMIMHNLYPFQGKPEEVFKTLRSKWPDKPIFISEYGIKPMATTSLDGDIPEISEWNSSLQNKKPFVIGASLWTFNDYRSGYAATSPEENRVWGLVNAWRQKRKLYNRIENEHSPVEQLEVLDLDVKKGHAQITITTKNSGNYPSYTLRNHSLVWSLHNTKGDTLAKNAVELPTLQPGDTASKISMNWKPYLTDVTSLDVRVLSPNGYPRKKKRIALTVPERPSISTIENGDASVRIHFNPVFNVNTYHVTHQDNKGEIVKSKETMTNFIELNNLENGKEYSFKVIATNEKGESKPSETRMAKPNGKVLPPVIWDAFVVGDKLIVGYSGESNDVEYTVKYGLRETYFQYKSTTITRGMTVIAYEGDAPHFISIMKKTKNGKSDWSKPTHVYSLINFDK from the coding sequence ATGCAGCTCAAACCTCTCCTAACCAGCATTTTCATTTTAAGTCTCTGGTTTTGTCATGCTCAAAAGGCAGAATATGTTGCCGCTGGAGAAGAAGAACTTTTGTTAAGCGGTGATTGGAAATTCCATACTATTTACGGCGAAGGTTCCAATTACATTACTGTTTCCGAAACTCCTGAAGATATTGTAATTGAGAATTCCAGTAAAGAACATGTAAAGGTAAAAGGAGAATGGATATTGAAGACACAAGGCGACCGAGGTTCTACTTTCTATGGCAAAAACTACCTACAGCGTAGTTTTGGAAAAGATGAGTCTGAGAACAATTATGTGAGGTACAGTCCAGATTTACCCCAATCTGGGTTTTACGAGGCCTTTGTATGGTTTCCTTTCGCTTCGCACCTTACTGCCCAAGTAAACGTAAATCATGCTGGTGGTCTTACCTCTTCTTATTTTAACCAACGAAACCGATGTGACCAATGGTTAAGTTTAGGTGTATTCACTTTTGATAAAACCGATACCAATTATATTGAAGTGACCGCAATAACGGCAAATACCGTGGTTGCAGATGCCGTTATGTTCCGCCCGGTTTCCACCGAAAAAATGGAAACTTCCAAAGAAGAAAAAGCAACCATCTTTAAATCTGATTTTGACGATTCCAATTGGAAAAACCTAAGTGTACCGGGACATTGGGGAATGCTAAACGAATATTCCAATTACACGGGAATAGGTTGGTACCGCAAAACCTTTAACCTCCCTCCAAACTGGAAAAAGAGCTCAGAAGAACGTATTCGGATCAAGTTTGATGCCGTATATCACCTGGCAAAAATATTCTTGAACGGAGAGTTGATAGGTAGTCATCAAGGCGGTTTTACTCCGTTTGAATTTGACGTGACCGACGAACTCAATTTTAACGGTCCCAATGTAGTGGCCGTGGAGGTTGATAATAGTGCATTGGTAGGTGCTACATGGAATTGGGGCGGAATCATTCGTGATGTGCATTTGGTAAAAAACAATGATGTGCGCATCAGTTATCAGTACATACATGCCGAACCCGACCTAAAAAAAGGCTCTGCAAACCTGAAAATTAAAATTCGGGTCAAAAATTCATCCGCAAAAAAGCGTATGGTTTTGCTTGCTTCCCACATTGACGAAGCTCCACAAACAACTGATTTACAACACACGATAACTATACCGGCAAATAGCACAAAAGAAGTTCAGTTAGCAAGTACGTTGCCGGCAAGTGCAGTTAAATTATGGCATTTTGATGCGCCTCATTTATACCATATAACCACAACGGCAACTGAAGACGACAAAGTAGTTCATACTCAAAGAGACCGTTTTGGTATCAGAAAAGTAGAATTGACCGATTCCCAATTAATTTTAAACGGCGAACCTGTACGCTTAGCAGGTTTTAACCGTGTAAGCGACCATAGATATTGGGGTTCCTCAGAACCGCAATATTTAATCAATAAAGATGTAGACCTAATGAAAAATGCCGGTGCCAATTTTATGCGCATCATGCATGGCACACAGAATAAAAAGTTGATTGAGCGCTGTGATGAAAAAGGGATTCTAATTTTTGAGGAAGTCAATGTAAGAGAACTTACCAATCCTGAGTTTACGGCTCCAGATTATCCGTTGGCAAAACAATGGCTAAAAGAGATGATAGACCGCGATGTAAACCATCCTAGTATTATTGGCTGGAGTGTTGGCAACGAGCTAAAAGATCACTACGATTACGCTAAACTGACCATTGATTATGTTAAGAACGAGCTTGACCCCTACCGCTTAGTAACCTGTGTAAGTAACAGTGGATGGCGTGATACGGCAACTCCCGAGAACGACCCGAATTCGCTGGTAGATATGATTATGCACAACCTGTATCCGTTTCAAGGTAAACCGGAAGAAGTGTTTAAAACCCTACGTTCCAAATGGCCCGATAAACCTATTTTTATTTCTGAATATGGTATAAAACCAATGGCTACCACCTCCTTGGACGGTGATATTCCTGAAATATCAGAATGGAACTCAAGTTTACAAAACAAAAAACCTTTTGTAATTGGAGCTTCGTTGTGGACATTCAATGACTACCGAAGTGGTTACGCAGCAACATCACCTGAGGAAAATCGGGTATGGGGACTTGTAAATGCTTGGCGCCAAAAGCGGAAGTTATATAACAGAATAGAAAATGAGCATAGTCCTGTTGAGCAGTTAGAAGTATTGGACTTGGATGTTAAAAAAGGCCACGCACAAATTACGATTACGACCAAGAACTCGGGAAATTACCCAAGTTATACCTTAAGAAACCACAGTTTAGTCTGGTCGCTTCATAATACCAAAGGAGACACCTTAGCTAAGAATGCCGTAGAACTTCCCACGTTACAACCAGGAGATACTGCAAGTAAAATCAGTATGAATTGGAAACCGTATCTCACTGATGTCACCAGTTTAGATGTTCGCGTTCTTTCCCCCAACGGTTATCCCCGAAAGAAAAAACGTATTGCCCTAACCGTTCCTGAACGACCCTCAATTTCAACAATAGAAAATGGTGATGCTTCCGTTAGAATTCATTTTAATCCTGTTTTTAATGTAAATACCTACCATGTTACGCATCAAGATAATAAAGGGGAAATTGTAAAATCAAAAGAGACGATGACCAATTTCATAGAACTGAACAATTTAGAGAACGGAAAAGAATACTCCTTTAAAGTTATCGCCACGAATGAAAAAGGTGAAAGCAAGCCTTCCGAAACGCGGATGGCCAAACCTAATGGTAAAGTATTACCACCAGTTATCTGGGATGCATTTGTTGTTGGTGACAAACTTATTGTGGGCTATTCCGGAGAATCTAACGATGTGGAATATACCGTGAAATATGGGTTAAGAGAAACTTACTTTCAGTATAAAAGCACCACTATAACCAGAGGTATGACCGTTATTGCCTATGAAGGGGACGCTCCGCATTTTATCAGCATTATGAAAAAAACAAAAAATGGAAAGAGCGATTGGTCTAAACCAACACACGTTTATTCATTGATAAATTTTGACAAATAG
- a CDS encoding glycoside hydrolase family 2 protein, with translation MRNFASIALFTIAFLSACTEKNSETSSENEILSLNGNWHFFASSDESDQDLLNADYAQWDTLTVPGNWDVENEYAHFKGKGYYQRDFTLPENWNDKQIRLKFDAVYETSKVWLNGKLLGEHEGGYTPFEFNITDQVRTDKPNSLLVMADNTFKRGAWWAWGGISRDVSLLANNNVRFVWQHITAVPDFTSNEVDFAISYKIENNSNEVQNLEINTKINNPNGQQWHNKTLKIQVPANKTVEKTLKFSNELKEVELWHFDRPNLYELKSNVSAGNQEIDRVKDKFGIRKMEAIGEQLYLNNEPVRLNGFNRVHDHRLYGNTEPDELIKNDILDIKKLGGNFSRIMHAPSAENLLKFCDSIGYMLIEEIPIWGRGAPNAIPDNPRTKKWLDEMIARDFNHASVVGWSVGNEIGDPDGDWQEMTMTPGQYEYVNDMIDHVASLDSTRLKTVVSFTSHLPLAKPGNEPYEKLDLLCMNSYGETYEKVGRAHEKFPGKPIFISEIGDNQIGLTPDAKFTDRLISELGKIRTLPYVVGSSLWTYNDYRSDYKATPPSENRAWGVVDVWRNKKKAYKQIQDIYAPVQSLGATMDKNGITITLRPRNKQDIPAYIMEGYTLVYELFNDRDKSIGKERIDLPIVKPGDDSLEFSFKNEQSATRIDVSLWSPMQIEVKTSSSKEWEKPFVESSNSPVIEFLGKTDNGIGIGYTVSEKDSIFTVKYGNNKQNLNKKKTTNLKGAVKIEWPHNEPFFVKIKSDITDWSPIKELKK, from the coding sequence ATGAGAAATTTTGCTTCCATTGCACTTTTTACCATTGCCTTTCTAAGCGCCTGTACAGAGAAAAATTCGGAAACGTCTTCTGAAAACGAAATTCTATCCCTGAATGGGAACTGGCACTTTTTTGCCTCCAGCGATGAGAGTGATCAAGACCTACTAAATGCAGATTATGCACAATGGGACACCCTTACCGTTCCTGGTAATTGGGATGTTGAAAATGAATATGCCCACTTTAAGGGTAAAGGCTATTACCAAAGAGATTTTACCCTTCCCGAGAACTGGAACGACAAACAAATCCGATTAAAATTCGATGCTGTTTACGAAACATCCAAAGTATGGTTGAACGGCAAATTATTAGGTGAGCACGAAGGAGGCTATACCCCTTTTGAATTCAATATAACAGACCAAGTACGGACCGATAAACCCAACTCTCTTTTGGTCATGGCCGATAATACGTTTAAAAGAGGCGCTTGGTGGGCATGGGGCGGTATCAGCAGAGATGTTTCGCTACTCGCAAACAATAATGTACGTTTTGTATGGCAACACATTACCGCTGTGCCGGATTTTACTTCTAACGAAGTTGACTTTGCCATTTCGTATAAAATCGAGAACAATTCCAATGAGGTGCAAAACCTTGAAATAAATACCAAAATCAACAACCCTAATGGGCAGCAGTGGCATAATAAAACACTTAAAATACAGGTGCCCGCAAATAAGACCGTTGAAAAGACATTAAAATTCTCAAATGAGTTGAAAGAGGTTGAACTATGGCATTTTGACCGTCCAAACCTTTATGAACTGAAAAGTAATGTTTCAGCAGGTAACCAAGAAATTGATAGGGTAAAAGATAAGTTCGGTATTCGCAAAATGGAAGCCATTGGCGAACAACTTTATCTTAACAACGAACCTGTACGATTAAACGGTTTCAACCGAGTGCATGACCATCGTCTGTACGGGAACACAGAACCCGATGAGTTGATAAAAAACGACATTTTAGATATCAAAAAACTGGGCGGTAACTTCTCAAGAATTATGCATGCACCTTCTGCTGAAAACCTCTTAAAATTCTGTGATAGTATTGGGTACATGCTTATTGAAGAAATTCCGATTTGGGGTCGTGGTGCTCCAAACGCAATTCCAGATAATCCAAGAACGAAAAAATGGCTAGATGAAATGATTGCTCGCGATTTCAACCACGCAAGTGTTGTGGGTTGGAGTGTGGGCAACGAAATAGGCGACCCTGATGGTGATTGGCAAGAAATGACCATGACACCGGGGCAATATGAATATGTAAACGATATGATCGACCATGTGGCCAGTTTAGATTCCACAAGACTAAAAACGGTGGTCAGTTTTACATCCCATTTACCCTTAGCCAAGCCAGGGAACGAACCTTACGAAAAACTAGATTTATTATGCATGAACTCCTATGGGGAAACCTATGAAAAAGTGGGTAGAGCTCATGAAAAATTTCCTGGAAAACCTATTTTCATTTCCGAAATAGGTGATAACCAAATAGGACTCACTCCCGATGCTAAATTCACGGACCGACTTATAAGCGAACTGGGCAAAATTAGAACATTACCTTACGTGGTAGGTTCGTCTTTGTGGACGTATAATGATTATCGCAGCGATTACAAGGCAACTCCACCATCAGAAAATAGAGCTTGGGGTGTGGTTGATGTTTGGCGCAATAAGAAAAAGGCATACAAGCAAATTCAGGATATTTATGCACCCGTTCAAAGTTTAGGTGCTACCATGGACAAAAATGGAATAACAATCACTTTGCGCCCTAGAAACAAACAAGATATTCCCGCTTATATTATGGAGGGGTATACGCTGGTATACGAGCTTTTTAACGACCGAGACAAATCAATCGGTAAAGAACGAATTGATCTCCCGATCGTAAAACCTGGGGACGACTCCCTCGAATTCAGTTTCAAAAATGAGCAAAGTGCAACTCGAATAGATGTTTCCCTATGGTCGCCCATGCAAATTGAAGTTAAAACCTCCTCTTCAAAAGAATGGGAGAAACCGTTTGTTGAAAGCTCCAATTCTCCCGTTATAGAATTTTTGGGCAAGACAGATAATGGTATAGGCATAGGCTATACCGTGAGCGAAAAAGACTCCATTTTTACAGTTAAATACGGAAACAACAAACAAAACCTCAATAAAAAGAAGACCACAAACCTAAAAGGAGCTGTTAAAATTGAATGGCCACACAACGAACCTTTCTTTGTGAAAATAAAATCCGATATAACGGATTGGTCTCCCATAAAAGAACTTAAAAAGTAA
- a CDS encoding sulfatase family protein: protein MKLIKILHLALILLPFTAISQSDSSERPNIVWIMLEDWSPDLSCYGTKGIETPVTDKLASEGVRYTNAFCTSPVCSTSRSAMLTGYHQNYIGAEQHRTAKEEKKPLPFDIKPMPLLLKEAGYFTSLSIYNKTDANFSGDLGFMGKDWKERKKGQPFFAQITLGGTHRAWNRDPKNPIDPSKIELPPYYVDTPFARRDWANGLEQMQVCDREIGDILHRLDKEGLTDNTLIFLIGDNGRCHFRGKQFLYDPGLQVPLIIKWPGHVAPNQVNKDMVQTIDITATILDVAGAKPEHPLQGKNLFKEESKNRKYIFAARGRMGGTHDAMRAIRSNKYKLIHNLMPERAYLQYSGYKEDMYPMLAEMNVMNLEGKLNEDQAKFFAPTKPEFELYDIVADPYELNNLASAPDYGDLKDEMLEELYVWRRSINDKGVSQEFRKGGLSSKYPTRTLEEWKERYEAWKPWVFRKPKEKVKHPFVKKNY from the coding sequence ATGAAACTGATTAAAATTCTACATCTGGCGCTTATACTTCTGCCTTTTACAGCGATATCGCAAAGCGATTCTTCCGAACGCCCCAATATTGTTTGGATAATGCTAGAAGATTGGAGTCCAGATTTAAGCTGTTACGGAACTAAAGGAATTGAAACCCCGGTTACCGATAAATTGGCCTCTGAAGGTGTGCGCTATACCAATGCTTTCTGTACTTCTCCCGTTTGTTCAACCTCCCGTTCTGCAATGCTTACGGGGTATCATCAAAATTATATTGGGGCAGAACAACACAGAACGGCAAAAGAAGAAAAAAAACCATTGCCTTTTGACATTAAACCTATGCCTTTACTTCTCAAAGAAGCGGGTTATTTTACATCTCTTTCAATCTATAATAAAACCGATGCCAATTTTAGCGGCGACTTAGGTTTTATGGGTAAGGATTGGAAGGAGCGTAAAAAAGGGCAACCTTTTTTCGCTCAGATTACCTTGGGAGGAACACATAGAGCTTGGAACCGTGACCCTAAAAACCCCATAGACCCATCAAAAATAGAGCTTCCCCCCTATTATGTTGATACGCCTTTTGCTCGACGCGATTGGGCGAATGGCCTTGAACAAATGCAAGTTTGCGACAGAGAAATTGGCGACATTCTACACCGACTTGATAAAGAAGGTTTGACGGATAACACTTTGATTTTCTTAATTGGAGACAACGGTAGATGCCATTTTCGTGGCAAGCAATTTTTGTACGACCCAGGTTTACAGGTTCCTCTTATTATAAAATGGCCCGGGCACGTAGCTCCTAACCAAGTGAACAAAGATATGGTTCAAACCATTGATATTACTGCTACCATCTTAGATGTAGCCGGCGCAAAACCTGAGCATCCATTACAAGGAAAGAATCTATTTAAAGAGGAATCCAAAAACAGGAAGTACATTTTCGCGGCACGCGGTCGTATGGGAGGAACACATGATGCTATGCGGGCTATCCGTTCAAATAAATACAAATTGATTCATAACCTAATGCCTGAACGAGCCTATTTGCAATACAGTGGTTACAAGGAAGATATGTATCCTATGCTGGCAGAAATGAATGTTATGAATTTGGAAGGAAAACTTAACGAAGATCAGGCCAAATTCTTTGCCCCTACCAAACCAGAGTTTGAGCTTTATGATATTGTAGCTGACCCTTATGAGCTGAACAATCTTGCTTCTGCCCCTGACTATGGAGACCTTAAGGATGAAATGTTGGAAGAACTTTATGTTTGGAGGAGGTCTATTAATGACAAAGGTGTTTCCCAAGAATTTAGAAAAGGTGGACTTTCATCAAAATACCCCACCCGAACTTTAGAGGAATGGAAAGAACGCTACGAAGCATGGAAACCGTGGGTTTTTAGAAAACCAAAAGAAAAAGTAAAACATCCTTTCGTTAAGAAAAACTATTAA